The genomic DNA GAGGTGGATGTCGTGGTGCCGCAGATGTTCTGCCACCCGGGGATGACGGCCTACCGCGCGCTGTTCGACATCCTCGGCATCCCGTACGTCGGCAACACCGCGACCGTGATGGGTATCGCCGCGGACAAAGCCAAGACTCGGGCCATCGTCGCGGCCGCCGGGGTCGCGGTACCCGCCGCACGGGTGGTGAACGATCAACAGCCGGTGGACATCCCGTTCCCGGTCGTGGTCAAGCCGGTCGCCACCGACAACTCCGTCGGCGTCACGCTGGTCCACGATCGCCGGCAGTACGCCGTGGCCGTCGATGCCGCGCTCTGCCACGGCGACACCGCTCTGGTGGAGCAGTACGTAGAACTGGGCCGCGAAGTGCGTTGTGGCATCGTCGCCCGCGACGGTGACCTGGTGGGGCTGCCGCTGGAGGAGTACGCCGTGGACCCGGTGACCAAACCGATCCGCGACAGCGCGGACAAACTCGCGCGCAGCGCCGACGGTCAGCTGTACCTGGTGGCCAAAGACCGGGCCCACGCCTGGCTGGTGCCCGAGGACGATCCGCTCACCGACCGCGTCCGGGCAGCGGCGCGGGCTGCCCACCGGGCGCTGGGGTGCCGGCACTACAGCCTCTTCGACTTTCGCATCGACCCGCAGGGCAACCCGTGGTTCCTGGAAGCCGGACTGTATTGCTCGTTCGCCCCGAGCAGCGTGATCGCGGTGATGGCGGCCGGCGCAGGCACCGGCGTCGGCGAGCTCTTCGCCGGCGTGCTCACCGAACTGGACCAGGAGGCCAAGACGTGCACGCCGAGCCACTGAAACCCGTTGGCGCGCTCATCACCGGCGTCCCCGTCGGTGCGCTGGGGCTGCGTCAGGCGTCGTGGTTGCGAACCCAGCTCGCGGAGCACGGTGTGGTGATCCTGCGTGACCAGAACGCCGACGACGAAGCGCTGCTGGACTTCCTGCGCAGTTTCGGCCGGGTGGTCTTCACCCAGGGTGAGACCCCCGTGGACGGCCATCCCGACCTGAACATCATCAGCAATGTCGGCCGAACCCGGCCGCCGCGCTCCAGCTTTCATGTCGACACCAGTTACGTGCAGGAGCCGCCGGCCTACACGGCACTGCGCGCGGTGCGGATACCGGCCCACGGTGGGCAGACCCTGTTCAGCAACCAGTACCGCGCGCACGACACCCTTCCCGAGCACATCCGCCGGGACCTTGCACGGCGGTCCATCACCCACGTGGCCACCGGGGTCAGCCTGAGCGACGGCGACGAGGCGCAGGCCACCCACCCCGCGTTGCGCACCCACCCGGTCAGCGGCCGCACCGCACTGTTCCTGTCGACTCCCCCGCGGTGCCGGTCGGTGTCCGGGTTGACCGACCGGCAGGCCGGCGAATTGGTGGGTTATCTGTTCGAGCATTCCACCCGTGACGACAACGTGTTGCGGCACAGCTGGTTGCCCGGCGACGTGGTGGTGTGGGACAACCGGGTGGTGATGCACCGCGCCGACCACCAGGGGGTGGTCGGCGACCGGGTGATGCACCGCGGCATGGTCACCGACGGTGCGGCACCGCGTCAGCTCCAGAAGTGGGTGTAGCCCCGGTTGTCGAAGCCGAGCACGAACAGGTCCAGGTTGCTCGGCCCTCGTGACACCGCGGCGATCTGCTGGGTCTGGTTGTCGAAGATGTGCCCGCCCGGCAGCGGGAACCAGTCGGCGGCCCAGGCGCCGTTCCAGAAGTGGGTGTAACCGCGATTGTCGAAGCCGATGACGAACAGGTCCAGATTGTTCGGGCCCCGCGAGACCACCGAGAGCCGCTGCTTCTTGTTGTCGAAGACGTGGCGTCCGGGCAGCGGGAACCAGTCGTTGTTCCACCGGCCGTTCCAGAAATGCGTGTACGCCTTGTTGTCGAAGCCGAGCACGAAGAGGTCCAGGTTGCCGGCGCCGCGGGAGACCGCGGCCACGTGCTGGGTCTTGTTGTCGAAGGTGTGACCCCCGGGCAGTGCGAACCAGTCGCTGTTCCACTGGCCGTTCCAGAAATGGGTGTAGACCTTGTTGTCGAACCCGATGACGAACAGGTCCAGATTGTTGGGGCCGCGGGACACCGCGGCGATCTTCTGGGTGGTGTGATCGAAAGTGTGCCGGCCCGGCAGTGGGAACCAGTCCCTGCTCCAGCCGCCCTGCGCGGTCCAGAACGTGGTGTAGACACGGTTGTCGAACCCGATGACGAACAGGTCCAGGTGGTTCGGTGTGCGCGAGACCGCGGCGATGTGCTGGGTACGGTTGTTGAAGATGTGTTGTCCCGGCAGCGCGAACCAGTCGGAGTTCCACTGCCCGTTCCAGAAATGGGTGTAGACCTTGTTGTCGAACCCGATCACGAACAGGTCCAGATTGTTCGGGCCCCGCGACACCGCGGCGATCCTCTGGGTGGCGTGGTCGAAGATGTGCCGGCCCGGCAGCGCGAACCAGTCACCGTTCCAGCGGCCGTTCCAGAAGTGGGTGTAGGCCTTGTTGTCGAAGCCCAGGACGAACAGGTCGAGGTTGGTGCGTCCGCGGGAGACGGCGGAGATCTTCTGCTTCTTGTTGTCGAAGATGTGCCCGCCGGGCAGGGCGAACCAGTCCGGCGCCCAGCCGCCGTACATGGCCTGGATGGCCAGCCGGTCCCCGACCGACAGTCCGTTCCGCTGACCCATCACCACCCCCGGCGGCAACGGCACCTTGGGGACGATGGTGGGTTGACCGTTGGTACTGAAAGCCGTTGCGGGGTAATGCATGATGGATCCGAAGTCGTACCCGCCTGTGTCGTCACCGTCGCTGATGTGTTGCTGGAAGTTGTGCTGATCCCCCGAGGCGATGTTGGCGAAGTTGACGGTGATCAGCGCGTTGCGGTCCTCCCGGCTCTGCTCGTGCCACAGCCCGATGGCATGCCCCATCTCGTGGATCACCGTCCCGGTGGGTGCGCCCGCGGCGATGCGGATGTCCTGACGCCCGCCCTGGCGGCCCACGCGGGAACTGCTGCCGGTGTCAGGGATGAAGCGGACGTAATCGGACTGTCCGTTGCGCGGCACAAAACGCACCGGGGTGAGCGCCCCGTAGTGCGCCACCGCGTCGGTGACCCGTTGCGGATTGGGCAGATTGGGGTCGACCTCGAACGGGACCACCGCGCCCGGCCATCGGTGGCCGGCCCCGGTGACGATGACGCCCTCCTGCCCCACCGTCTCCCCCAGCACGATGTCGCCCTCGAACAGCGCCAGGCCGTCGATGTCGCTGTAGGTCACCTCGGTGCGGACCCCGCCCGGGGTCTCGACGAAGCCGGTGCCGGTGGTGCCTCCGGACCGGAATTCGCCGCTGTCGTGTTCGGTGGTGGTGTTCTCGATGGTGGTCATGGGTTGCCTGCTTCCTGGTTGAGTCGCGTGTGCCGCGAATGTGCCGTGTGCAGCATCGGTCCGTCACGCAGACGTGGTCGTGCGTAGCGGGCTACCTGTTCACACGGCGACGACGCGCACGGTCAGGCCGGTCACGTCCCCGGCGGAGGCGACGGGGATGCTCTCGACGGACACCAGGTCTCCCGCGCCGAGCTGCTGGGAGCCGGCCAGACTGATCTGACACTGCAGCGAAAGCTGCTGGTGGGACGAGGTTTCCGGCGCCTGCATCGCGAAGTGTTGACGGCGGCCCGGTGATACCGCGGTGTCGGGAAAACTGGCGACGGCGATCTGCGGCGCCTGCGCGTCGGCCCATGAGGTGTCACGCAGTTCCAGCACCATCGCCGCCGTGGTGACGGGGGCGTCCGGTGGCATCACCACTGTCCCGCTGATCCGGCGCATCACCATGCCCCCATCGTCGCCTGGGCCGCGCCGCCGCGGGCAGGTAGCGCACTACTCGGCTCACCGCGCGGCCCCTGTGCCAGCATGGGGCAGATGACGACCAGGCAGTCACCGACCGCACGCGCTGCAGTCACGCCTCGCAGCCCCGGCAAGCTCGCCGATGTCACCGGCCCCGGCCTGACCGACCGCTGGGGCGCCGCGGCCACCGACCTCGGCGCCTCCATCGAGGCGCCCGACGGCAACCTGGTGTCGGTCTTCGGGGACACGTTCTCCGGGGACCGGGTGGGCGTCGGCGACTGGCGTTCTCCGGTGGTACTGATCGGCACCGGTGACGCCCGTCGCCCGGTGCGCTATCACCAGGCCGGCGGACCCGATGCCGGGTACGCCCGTCAGTTGTGGCACTACATCCACGATGACACCGCACCGCGGTGGACCAAAGGCGGTATCAGCACGGTGATCCCGTCGGATCTGCTCCGGGTCGGCGACACGCTCTATCTGCACGCAATCGTCAACCGCGGCTTCGGAAACGCGGTCTGGACGGAGATCTGGCGCTCGGGCGACAGCGGCGTGACGTGGCATCACCTGGGTGAGCGTGCCAAGTTCCCCGCCGCCCTGCACGGTGGCCACGCCCAACTGTGGTCCTGGGACTTCGACCCCGATGATGGCTGGGTCTATGTGGTGTCCACCGGCTTTCAACGCAATAAGGGCATCATCTTGCGCCGGGTCCGCCCCGAGCATCTGGGCGAGCGCACTCGCTACTCGGGGTGGGGGTTCCGCCACGGCGTCTGGGGATGGGGCAACGAGCCGACACCCATCACCCCCGGCGGGGAGACCTGGGGTGAACTGACATTACGCCGGCTGGCAGCCGGAACCTGGGTGCTGGGCGGCTTCCTGTCGTCGAAATATGCACTGGGCTACCGGGTGATCAGCTCGCCGGTGGCCAACATGTTCGCCACCGAGGTCCAGATGCCGGTGCTGGGATGTGGTTGGGACGACGAAGACCACACCCGCAACCGCGTCGCCCAGCTCTACGGCGGCTACCTGCTACCGAATTCGCGCGTCGGCGTACCCGGCGGGGTCGGGCTGATGGTCTCGCAGTGGCACACCCGGGCGCACTGGCCTTACCGCGTCATGCATTTCGGCGTGACACTGCGCGACACCCGGTAGGTCACTCTTTGATGTAAGGCACCAGCAGTGTCGACCAGGCGTAACTCATCCGGTCGTACTCGTCCTCGCACTGGCCGGCCCGTTCCTGCGGCAGCAGTTCGTTGTCCACCAGGTCGGCGTTCATCTCGGGATCGGCGCCGTAGGCCCAGCACAGCAGGTTGAACATCCGGGTCTGGTCCAGCGAGTGTTCGTCGGCGAAGGCCGCCTCGTCCAACTCGCCGTAGTCGGAGAAGGCGGCGAAGAAGCGGGCGTTGTCACGCAGCACGTCCACCGACTCGGGGTCCAGCTGGTCGTCGTCGCCGGGCACCAGCAGCATGAAGGCCGAAAGCTGGTCTGCCACATCTTCTTCGCGTCCTGTGGTGGGCAGGTCGTAGATGTCGATCACCATGTGGCCCATCTCGTGGAAGAAGGTGGCATAGGTGGCATTGACCGCCGAATTCAGCGCGTCCTCCGGGGTGTCACCCGCGTCCAGGAACATGCTCTCGGCGAAGTCGACGTACTCGTAACACATGGTCATGGTCTGCTCGGACGGGCTCCACCAGGCGTTGGGCTCGTCGCACTGGGCGCCCACCAGCGGAATGTCGAAGGGCAGC from Mycolicibacterium tokaiense includes the following:
- a CDS encoding D-alanine--D-alanine ligase, translating into MGIETRRRILHLIGSPVDEFHAELSRLYALGCLLALEDPHRYEMHLAHVEPGGTWRFPRALSAAALSSAIPMSLSHAVAHIEQLEVDVVVPQMFCHPGMTAYRALFDILGIPYVGNTATVMGIAADKAKTRAIVAAAGVAVPAARVVNDQQPVDIPFPVVVKPVATDNSVGVTLVHDRRQYAVAVDAALCHGDTALVEQYVELGREVRCGIVARDGDLVGLPLEEYAVDPVTKPIRDSADKLARSADGQLYLVAKDRAHAWLVPEDDPLTDRVRAAARAAHRALGCRHYSLFDFRIDPQGNPWFLEAGLYCSFAPSSVIAVMAAGAGTGVGELFAGVLTELDQEAKTCTPSH
- a CDS encoding TauD/TfdA dioxygenase family protein; translation: MHAEPLKPVGALITGVPVGALGLRQASWLRTQLAEHGVVILRDQNADDEALLDFLRSFGRVVFTQGETPVDGHPDLNIISNVGRTRPPRSSFHVDTSYVQEPPAYTALRAVRIPAHGGQTLFSNQYRAHDTLPEHIRRDLARRSITHVATGVSLSDGDEAQATHPALRTHPVSGRTALFLSTPPRCRSVSGLTDRQAGELVGYLFEHSTRDDNVLRHSWLPGDVVVWDNRVVMHRADHQGVVGDRVMHRGMVTDGAAPRQLQKWV
- a CDS encoding M12 family metallopeptidase; this encodes MTTIENTTTEHDSGEFRSGGTTGTGFVETPGGVRTEVTYSDIDGLALFEGDIVLGETVGQEGVIVTGAGHRWPGAVVPFEVDPNLPNPQRVTDAVAHYGALTPVRFVPRNGQSDYVRFIPDTGSSSRVGRQGGRQDIRIAAGAPTGTVIHEMGHAIGLWHEQSREDRNALITVNFANIASGDQHNFQQHISDGDDTGGYDFGSIMHYPATAFSTNGQPTIVPKVPLPPGVVMGQRNGLSVGDRLAIQAMYGGWAPDWFALPGGHIFDNKKQKISAVSRGRTNLDLFVLGFDNKAYTHFWNGRWNGDWFALPGRHIFDHATQRIAAVSRGPNNLDLFVIGFDNKVYTHFWNGQWNSDWFALPGQHIFNNRTQHIAAVSRTPNHLDLFVIGFDNRVYTTFWTAQGGWSRDWFPLPGRHTFDHTTQKIAAVSRGPNNLDLFVIGFDNKVYTHFWNGQWNSDWFALPGGHTFDNKTQHVAAVSRGAGNLDLFVLGFDNKAYTHFWNGRWNNDWFPLPGRHVFDNKKQRLSVVSRGPNNLDLFVIGFDNRGYTHFWNGAWAADWFPLPGGHIFDNQTQQIAAVSRGPSNLDLFVLGFDNRGYTHFWS
- a CDS encoding DUF4185 domain-containing protein — translated: MTTRQSPTARAAVTPRSPGKLADVTGPGLTDRWGAAATDLGASIEAPDGNLVSVFGDTFSGDRVGVGDWRSPVVLIGTGDARRPVRYHQAGGPDAGYARQLWHYIHDDTAPRWTKGGISTVIPSDLLRVGDTLYLHAIVNRGFGNAVWTEIWRSGDSGVTWHHLGERAKFPAALHGGHAQLWSWDFDPDDGWVYVVSTGFQRNKGIILRRVRPEHLGERTRYSGWGFRHGVWGWGNEPTPITPGGETWGELTLRRLAAGTWVLGGFLSSKYALGYRVISSPVANMFATEVQMPVLGCGWDDEDHTRNRVAQLYGGYLLPNSRVGVPGGVGLMVSQWHTRAHWPYRVMHFGVTLRDTR
- a CDS encoding DUF4344 domain-containing metallopeptidase — translated: MRSFWLPLFAATMVIAGCGSSEEAPAPSAEPETTAVEAADAESVPDAGDMIPEYQDATTPEAIRGKQIFEDGKMLEDMAEGATDLLKLPFDIPLVGAQCDEPNAWWSPSEQTMTMCYEYVDFAESMFLDAGDTPEDALNSAVNATYATFFHEMGHMVIDIYDLPTTGREEDVADQLSAFMLLVPGDDDQLDPESVDVLRDNARFFAAFSDYGELDEAAFADEHSLDQTRMFNLLCWAYGADPEMNADLVDNELLPQERAGQCEDEYDRMSYAWSTLLVPYIKE